One Eurosta solidaginis isolate ZX-2024a chromosome 1, ASM4086904v1, whole genome shotgun sequence genomic window, TCGTTTCGCATTGAACTAAAGTTCAACCATTAAAATACCGACAACCTATTATGCCGTCTATTTAAAGGTATTTAGTTTTTCCACTAGAAAATTTAGTGTTTAATATTTTTGCTTTATCTACGATTTGCTTTGTCTGATTGGAATCAATTTTATTAAGCTTCAAATCAACATCGCGACTAAATGGTCGACGTTCAGGTTTTGCGCCGGAAGCTGCTAATTCTTTTTCCTGAAATAGATAATTTTTAGTCGTATTTATGTGGaggaataaaagaaaaaaataacaagCTTGCCCTCTTCTTTTGCTCCTTGCGCAATTTTTTCTGATGCATATCTACTAACGACTCATCACGTTTATGTCCCTTTTTGTGTTTCTTTGCTAAACGCGCTTGCTCTTCATCACGTTTACGTTCATAGTCAGCTTCAGCTTGTTGTTGTAAGGACACAACTGTTGTTTTTGATGTACTCGGCGTCGGATTATTTGCATCTTGTGGCGTTTTTGTCCAAGACGAACTatgaattttatgaaaaaaaggtaatattataaaaaaaaaaacaataagttTGTAATAGAGTGCGTTTTGGAGTTACCGATCACTAAAATCTGGTCTCTCTTTGCCCTGATAAAATGTGCGTTTCATGTTCGCTAGCGCAGCCAATCCACTTTTCAAGCCAACTTGAGGTAATTCCAACATCCACTCCTCACGTACTTTTGCATCACTTCCATGCCCGCTTGTACCCTCTATAGCTGCAAGTTTTAGCTCCAATGCTCGCTGTTCCAATTCCATTTGCGTTGCACTCATTTGTGCTATCCCGTCAGCAGTTGTGGGCAAAGGCACGGGGCCATACGAAAAATCTTCTACATCTTCATCTATTGGCTGCGCCTTATCTTTTTTCGTTACTACACTCGATTCGTTTTGTAGTGTACGTCGTTCATTAATTGGTTGGCGAAATCCTTGCGGAGGTAGCATTGGTCCAATGAAAGCTCTCTCATTTTTTGGTTCACTTTTAAGCAAATGTGGCGGTAGTGCTGGACCAAACGTATCTTCCGTACTTGGTTCAAAGGGCGTATTCGAAGAATGATGTGTCGGCGGTGTAGTATATGGTATGAGGATTTTTTGCTGTGGTTCGCGTTCCTTATGCTTATGACGCTTCGCTTTCTTTTCCTTGTGCTtgctcttctttttctttttctcagATTTGCATTTCAATTtcttatgtttttttcttttctcagAAAATGTGGATGAAGATGAGCCGGTGTCGTCTGACATCTTTGGTTACGATATAAAATATTTTGACTATTTCTTGCCTAACAAAGGATAAACAAGGATTTATTAGTGTTGTGGCTGTTGATTATCTTCAACTGACACATCTAGTTTTATTTTATATGGTGGACCAAAGACAGAACCAGTTTCACCGGATTGGACTAAAATTAAGAGTTATACTTCAGGCATGTCCTGAAATTCGCTTTCGAGTACAATTTAGTGTTTGCCAATTTTAGCAAGCGAATTCGATTAAAGCGAAATGCAGCAAATACCTGATAGATGTTTTAGA contains:
- the LOC137237442 gene encoding GPALPP motifs-containing protein 1, whose protein sequence is MSDDTGSSSSTFSEKRKKHKKLKCKSEKKKKKSKHKEKKAKRHKHKEREPQQKILIPYTTPPTHHSSNTPFEPSTEDTFGPALPPHLLKSEPKNERAFIGPMLPPQGFRQPINERRTLQNESSVVTKKDKAQPIDEDVEDFSYGPVPLPTTADGIAQMSATQMELEQRALELKLAAIEGTSGHGSDAKVREEWMLELPQVGLKSGLAALANMKRTFYQGKERPDFSDRSSWTKTPQDANNPTPSTSKTTVVSLQQQAEADYERKRDEEQARLAKKHKKGHKRDESLVDMHQKKLRKEQKKREKELAASGAKPERRPFSRDVDLKLNKIDSNQTKQIVDKAKILNTKFSSGKTKYL